The genome window GTTCTGTTGGTGACTTTGTGCGCCTGCTGCTGCATTATCTGCAACCCACTCTTTCCTTGGACCAATGACATGCTTTACTTACTTACCACCTTGCTTCTTTCACGATGCAATTAATTGATGCTTATTTGCTACCTTTGTTAGCATCTTCTTTCACATTTCTCTTTAAGGCATCATTTTGTGCTTGTGCTGTTTTGTTTACTTTCTAGTACATAGTCGCGTTGGCcactatacaaaaaaaaaaaaaaaagagagagagagagagagagagagagacggcCAAACCGGGCAACTCAATGTATTATTTGACTTTTCTCTCGTGTAAACCATGCTTTATTTCATATTACTGCATGTGCATTGTAGTTTAGTACACTAAAAGTCTTGATTTAGAGACCCATAATTTGAGTTTCATTCACAAAATCAtggttaaaatgattttaagttTCAAACCATAGTTtgagaagaaatagaaaaagaaatgttTGTCCGTTAAATCAAATCATCATTTACCAACTATACTCTAAATATATCCTTAGTCTATGAACAACTGTCTATTGTATATTACGGTTAACTCAAACCAAGACAATTCAttatttgaatgaaaaataaggatgaaataattaatagttTGAACTAAAGAACAACTTTATATGGACATTACTTATATGCATGAACTATTTACAAATTAGAAAATCAACGTCCCGCTTCCAAACAATAATTGTtgagtttttctattttaaaactgTTAACACTTGAAATAGCTTCAGTTAATCTATCATACTTgccatgattattttttttttctgtatggTTTATAAAGTTGGCTTTAACAtgttaaatgattaaaattaatataattaattatactcaATAGAAGATCCAATGAGCTTAtgtcagataaaaaaaataccattgaCTCTAATAGATTATTTTAGCAAAATATATACGAGCATCGGTACTTTAGAAGTAAAAATGCATGACTTAGTCAACTATATATTAGTTGGAAAATCAAAGAAATTATAGATTtataaagtttattttatttaattttttaatcattaattttaagtttgtatttttttttttactttaaagttCATTCCTCactttgagaaaaaatattttcatggtATTTTTAGATATACGTATTTGCTGCTTTGTTTATGATTATATTAGATATGTCTATGAAGTATTAGGGTCGACTTAGTTAGTGGTTGGTGTTGGAGTagatacataatatttttagatttaatattGATTGTtaccaatgaaaaaaaaaaagtaaataaaaacacAGCTGGAATCACAGTAAAGGAAAATTTTGTAATCTTCTCTAATATTTTGTATTGCTATTGTTATTAGAGGTGGATACAGACGCCAATCTCGCAGATATTGGATTGCGTAACTCTCAAGAGTAGACTTGAACTGAACTTTGGTTTGTTATTTAACCATGAATCTGTGTGGATTAATTTGCGGAATCTGCAATTAAATAAACTGGTCTACAATATTTACACATATCAACCCACTTgtcacataaaaataaaaatactaaattttgaaattaaaaatcattttaggtTAGCACATAAACTATTTAGTAGGTCAAACCATAAatcaagttttgttttttttttaaaaaaaaaaagtgagttgGTCCAGAAATCTGCCCATAAAATTGTGATGCGTGAGTGAACCTATTAAATATACACATAAATATGGCAATACAAAGACTAGGATGGTCCGGTTCGCATACTAAACCAGAATCTAACTATCTTTATTTTGATGAActgttattattaatattggTTAAAGTTTttgatagaaaagaaaaagataattctATATTGACTATGTAAACAATCAAACTTTGTGTTTGTAGATCTTAAAATAGcagaactaaaataataaattcaagttTTACAATAAAGGGCTTATTTAATTTACTCACTCCTTTCTATAAATATCATTACatttcacattttttcaaataattattcttatgactcaaagtgcaacaaatataattttaaaattaatactgagttattactaaaaaatattataatattgtctaaaaatattaataatttttttggtaaaaaaaatactgaaattaaattgtaaatgtgattaaaaaatgaatataaaaaaatactgaaatattataatatttcacatttttgtttatattttagataaaagTAGTTTTTAAGGTAACAGCATTTTAGTTATAGTTTTTCAAACATAAAAGTTAATTCTAATATGTTACCCTATAAAACATTTCAATAAAATTCTTCCAATAAAGACAACTACAaggttcagttttttttttttttcagataaaGTGGTCTCAAAACAACCTACCTAATTAActagtatatatattatatatgcttGTAGCCAAGATTCCAAAATCTGACCAGAGTACTATACTGTCAATACAGGATAGTTAAGCATAATTAATCCAGACAGGAAATATGAATTTCTAGTGATTATATTCAaataccttaaaaaaaaaacagaaaatcgGTTTATATCTCACATTTTGACTAGTCCGTCTCATTGCCTCAAATAACATTCAATCCTGTCTTATTTTATCATACTCTGGTTTTTATATctatcttatttcttttatttttttttccccattttcccacttattatatttataagtgatcattttttgtttttttctttatcatattTCCCTTTCTCTCTAAGATATATAGATTTCaagagattgaaaaaatatttttggatcGGAATAACATAATGACATTGCATGCCATCCCATAACTTTGTTCAGGGAGAAAAGAGCTAGTACGTGTTTTTTACCATTGATTTGAAAGTCATCATATATAGAAATCTATGGTAGAGAagtaaagttattattattgctaTTTTATTAATGTGGGGAATGTATCTCTAACCTTTCCATGCATATAAGCCATAAAATGAACATAATATCACGTAACATCAACTCAAACACgaggcttataaaaaaaatcaactcaaACACGTAGGAATCATATCTTGTCGTACTTGTTTATATAAAAGGAATTACGGAACTAAAATAATTGTCACTTCTCAAAAAGAGTATCTGACCACTAGTGCAATTGACTAAAAATAACAGCATTTTTATCTACTTTTTTTCTCCTACCGAATACGATCTTAACTCGACTAATTAGTAAAGTGATTGAAACAGAGTAAATtgatttagattaaaaaaaacatataataataaaaaacacaagCTTGTTGTTTTTATCTAATGTGTTGAGAAATGTGAAAATAatcaaatgaaataaagaatacAAGGAAAAATTAAGTACTTTGCGTATtgcataaatattttcaaattttaaaaaatacaaaatataaattaaaaagtaatatttaaaatttgagaaaattaagtagaagaacatttattatttggaaaattattattaagtgGAATTAGAGCAAGAACATAAATTCAAATCTCCTAAGTGACACTTATGATTCGTTTATTTTGATGGAAAATAACTAGGATAAATTATGAAGAGACAGAAAgacttaaatttttaattcctcCTTGTTTGGTGCAACTAGGTAGAGGAAGGAAGGGCAGTAGCATGGATCCCACTTCAATTTCATGTTCCTATCTAATTTTGGATGGAAGAGGAAACAAagggattattttttattcaaagataaaaatatctttGTTTGTATtacatcttatttttttagggtatttatatattttatgtacaTTTTTTCCCACTTTCTGTGCAATCAAAGGAAACagattttttacctttttttttcatttttcttctaccAAAGAACCTAAAATATAATCTCATACTTTACATACTCTTCCTTCCTTTTGCTTTACGCTTTTCATTGAAAAGATTAAGAGAATAGCATTGAAATTGGCAGTTAGGGTTTTCTCTTGAGCCAAGGCCTTGTGAAGATTGTGAGTTAGTAGAGCTTCGATTTGTGTTATCTCCACTATTGAAAATTATTCAGATTTTGTTTTGTAGTGTGTGAAATCTAGTGTAGGTTTCCTTTATAGTTCTAAGAAAGGTTTGTTCTTAGGGTGTGATAGTAGGTTTCCTTAGGATAATCTTGAGGTTGAGTTGTCACAGTGAATTTTTAGACTGTAAAACACTTGTTGATTTGATGACTGAATGTAAGTTAGATTGACCAAATCAATACAAAGAAACATTTTTACTCCAATCATCATCTCCTTATATTTGCTTGTACTAGAATTATTTGCTACCACACTTTTGTGagaaataagaatattaaataCAAATCATTATATCAAAGTGGAAGAACTATGAAAGTGCAATGGCGATGGTGGTTGGGCAATGCCGCCTTTAGGTTCCATATTGTATCACTTTGTTTGCTTTGTTACGCAGACTTCCAATTACCCCTGCTAGTGTTTTGCTGTTCAATAACAAGTAGTTCTACAGAAGGGCAGAAGATGCAAAATGCTTGATCTAATTGTTGTTGTAATTGTTATCACttgaaatacaataaataacattCTGGTGTTATCAATTTCAAAAGAGTTTTAGAGTTTGTGTTATCAATTTTCTGACATAATTTCAAGACTGATGTTGCCACTTGCCACCATTCAAACTCTGAAGAAAGGCTTTGCACCTAAAGCATGATAATGCACCTTTAGCTTCTATGTTTGTGATATTTTGCCTGCTTAGTTACATAAACTTTGAGTCATCCCAGCAATCAGGAGTCCCGTTATCAAATCTTCAAGGCCTGCATGAGGAAGTCACCTGTCTCAAAAGATGTTGATTTGAGAGCACTAGCTGAGTATACAAAAAGGCTAAGATATAACAGATATATGCCAGCTAGCATGCAAATATTTCCTCTTTCATCCCCTTTTCTTTCCTTCGCAACCTTCTATTTCACTAGCACAattgtctttttttaattttttttccttcacaaaatgtaatatataaagaagaactatattacaaaatttagtctctatgatgtaattatttttaatatattataaaaactagcttctgtaataaaattatttttgtaaatgttatgaaactaatttttgtaatatagttattttttatataaaattaactacATTACAAAAGTTAATTTCCTTAACACATGTATCACAAATTTTCTATGATACATtccaaaaattcatttaaaaaatatatttctagtgcaaaaaggggcacacGGGAGCAATGTAGAAAGATTTGGGCTTAGTccataaatgagataaaaacAAAGAACAGACCAGGAAGCTAGCGAGCGCAGAAGGAGCAGCTTACTAGTATTTATCACGCTGCATAGAATCAAAGAGACGCACAACACCACTGTGCCAACACAAATGATCCTACTTTTCTCAGTCCAACTCCAACACGCAACCAAAGTGGAAGAAGCCCGCACCCTCTCTCTATAAATATCCCAAACTGGGACACTCACACACTCTCCACATCGAACAACCCTCCTTCAAAACACAAACCTTGAACCCTACACACGCGCTTGGGTTCGTGCAGCGCGAAACCCTAGGATCATTTTccagaatttttttctttcttctctttctttttttatctaccATTGGAGATCGAAGATGGTGTCTGACGCCAGCAAGAAGAAGGCCGCACAGAAGAAGGTTGTCTCTGTCGCCGTTATGGCTGCTGCGTCTTTCAAAGGCCCCGACAAGGTCGCCAATGGAATTGCAAAGATTCAAATTTCGGATTGGACCTGCACCTCTCTCCAAAGATATTCGAGTAAGTAACCCTAGCCATAATAAGGAATTATCAGATATTATactattcttttttattgtataattaaaaaaaaatacagataaGAGTTATATTTTAGATGAATTATGTGTCCATCAGATATACAGAGATGTAACGTACGCCAAATTTCAGGGGTATACAAAAACCGGTTTAGCAAAAAACCTAGGGTTCCTAACCGTTTTAATCGGTTGTTTTATATCAAACTAGTTGAACTGCTTTAAAATCGACTCTGAACCGGACtggtttttaaaaatcgataCTTTTTAAACCGAATCCTAACCTTTCTGGTTTTTAAACTGGTTTTGAACCAGACTGGTTTTTAAACCGGTTTCGAACCGTACAGGTTTTTAAACCAGTTCAGAACCAAACTTTTTCAAACCGGATCTTGACTGTATTGTGTTTTGGACCGGTTCGTAAGCAGACCCATTCTTAAATTTGAAATCGGACTGTTTTCAAAATCGGTTTGAACCGGACTGGTTTTTAAAACTGGTTTCTGGATTGAActttttctaaaattgatttgaaatccGACTGTTTTCAAAACCGGTTTGAACCGGACTGGTTTTTAAAACCTTCTAGATtaaacttctttttctaaaatcGGTTCTAATCGCACTATTTCTCAAAAACCAGTTCACAATCTGACTGTTTAAAACCGATTTTAAGCTGATCTGTTTTCAGGAACCGGATTCAAAACcaaattgcatttgaaaaccgGTTCTGAACCGAACTACTTTATGGAACCGTTTCAAAATCAGACTAGTTTTTAAAACCCATTCTGAGCTAAACTCTTTTTTCAAAACCAGTACTGAACCGAACTACTTTGGACCCATTCTTAAACCGGTTCGTAAGCATACCCATTCTTAAACCGGTTTGAAACCGGACTGTTTTTAAAACCGGTTTTGGATTGAACTGTTTTTTCTAAAACCGGTTCTAACCGCACTGTTTCTCAAAAACCGGTTCACAATCTGACTGTCTAAAATCGATTCTAAACTGAACTATTTTCAAGAATCGGATTCAAAACCAAACTGCATTAATTTGAAAACCGATTCTGAACTGAACTGATCTGATCTTTGGAACCGGATTCAAAACCAAACCGTTTCTAAACCGAACTTGTTTGTGGAACCGGTTCTGAACCAAACTGCTTTGTGGATACGGTTCTAAACCGCACTGCTTTGTGGAACTGGTTCTTAATCGAATTGCTTTGTTGATACGATTCTAAACCGGACTGCTTTGTGGATCCGGTTCTAAATTGGACTGCTTTGTGGATCCGGTTCAAAACCggattagtttttaaaatcagttttgaaCTAAACTCTTTTTTCAAAACCAGTTCTGAACCGAACTACTTTAGACCGGTTTCTGGGCCGAACTGCTTTTGTAAAACCGGTTTTCTGGACCGCACTGCTTTTTCAGAAAACCGATTCTAACCGAACTATTTCTCAAAACCTGTTCATAAGTGGACTGTTTAAAAATTATCTGAACCGGACTGGTTTGTGGAACCGATTCAGAACCAGACTGCATTTGAAAGTCGATTCGAAACCagactcatttttttaattggtttcacGATTCTGAACCGGACAGTTTTTTAAAACTGGTCCTTAATCAGATTGGTTATTTTAAAACTGGTTTCAAAATAGGACTTTTTAAAAACTGgactagttttttaaaaactaaaactggTTCAAAACTGGACTTTTTTAAAATCGATTGTAAACCACACTGTTTTTAAAAATCGGTGTTGAACgagattgttttttaaaaattggattggtttttttaaaacctcttactcggaagtccgagagattgtagtaaagtactcggaagttcgagtgtcgaatccacatgaactttgtttgtacatgcaaatccaatttttcaagcaagagataagaattttaaaataaaagataaagaaagataatagataagataaagaaaaaataaaaaatttaaagataaaattaaaagataaagaaaaagataaaagaattaaagataaaattagaagataaggaaaaggataaaagatttagataaaaaaagataaatttaaactaatatAATATTGGAAACTGACTTGCCTtaggatgtatgagtttatgattttttttatcaatttaggtAATCCTATCCTACCCATATCTATTTATTTACTTGTCTATAATGCCTCAGACTGACAAAcctattttacctatctatTTTCCAAATGTcttgcaaagactcaataggtaaaatttataaatgtttgcTTTAATGCATGGACATAATGATTTTATGCTTAATAACGATTTTATcatgatattttttcttcttgtcttattagaagttatcctctcGCGAGCGTCTAATCCCTAAAACTAATACATGCAtatcttcttttaaaagaagttacctTCTTCCGAACATCTAATccctaacaaaataaaaaagagtatgcaagataaaaacagaaaagaaaatagaaaaaaaaacctggtattgcattgataaatagtgaagagtacatcatacatcgcaTTGGCTTCTAGACCTGTCAGGTCTTAATTAAGGGTTTAACCAGTCATAGCCATTGAGGATGATTTTACAATGAGaaggggtgaaagaaaggaagTAAATGACACCCTCTCGCTCAGCGTGTGTGTAgatcgcgcttagcgcgtgttGCAAGCTTAGGGTGTGCTTCTGTTGGATTGCGGGCTTAACGCGTGTGTTGCAGGCTTAGCGCGTTCTATCTAAGTGCACGTATTGGGCTGGGGCCTACTTCAAATCTTcttgttttcttcaatttttttggtttttttgcttgttacacctccagtttttatatctgcaaccaaaattcaacaaaatatcaattctttaatatttaagtgcaaataattactaaataattatttttaaagacaattttatcttattttctattatcaaaatataattatttagcaattatcaccggactaatttttaaaattagttcaaaACCAAACTGGTTTTTGAACTGTTCTTTCTAATGAAAAACATTGTAATCTTTTTCAAACCTGTTGGGTAAAACttgattgaatttttgtttggttacgatctagttcattttttttttcgacaCACctaccaaatttatttttaagttttgaaatgTTCCGTCaatgatttaaaatatattgcCAGACAGCAAATGTCTTAGCAATTTTtagctaaatattttttttgtttttcttggctTGCTTGCTATCAATTGAAAATGGTTGGCTTGCTTGGTATTCATGCTCATATATTCCTCGTTTAAGAAGAAAGCATGGAATAGTCTAATGAAAACCACactgttttttaagaaaaaactgGACTAGttttctaaaaactaaaaatggttCAAAACTGGACTTTTTTAAAATCGATTGTAACCACACTGTTTTTAATAACCGGTGTTGAACgagattgttttttaaaaactagattggtttttttaaaaccagTTCAGAGCCAgactagtttttaaaattagttcaaaAGCAAACTGGTTTTTGAACTGTTCTTTCTAAAGAAAAACATTGATTCAGGCAAAAATTTTGAAtcggttttataaaaacaatttgGTTAATTCTAAGACAAGGTAGTCTTTTTTCAAACCTGTTGGGTAAATATTTAGCAATTTTtagctaaatattttttttgtttttcttggctTGCTTGCtatcaattgaaaattgaaacggTTGGCTTGCTTGGTATTCATGCTCATATATTCCTCGTTTAAGAAGAAAGCATGGAATAGTCTACTTAGatctttcattaattattaatccaGTTTGGtgtgtaaattttttagaaCCGAGTTCATTGCAATAAAGAAAGATTCTAGGTTTGGTTGTTTGGCTGGGATTAAATTGATTATGAGTTTTGATTTTCATTCAGTGTAtcattgattatttatttttgagttttgattgtgtTTGTTGATTCTGGATTTAAtttgttcttcgttcttcatgtgatttgttttgtgagaatgatttattttttaattctagaCCGTATGCAACCGTTGAAATTATTGACGAACCCTTTCTTGGGAAAGAATCATTCGTCTGACCTGGTGATCTGGTGTCGCACTCCAACGGATGATCCGTAGAAGGTTTGGCATCATTCAAAACTTGGGAATCtatctgtttttttatttaaaaaagacttACACTTAATCAATCATGTACAAGTACTACCCTATTTCCCTTGGTAGGTCTCTCTGTACTGTAAAGCATGTTAGTATTTTGCATGTTATTATGCGTGAAGCATACAAGACACCACTTGAATTAACTAGTGTACGgtagttttatttaattgatagttttaaatttaaattttaaatatgtaactgtattagatatttaaaaagaactatttgtattaaatatttaatcagataatgttgttgtttataataattttatttgattctaATGTAAACTTACAACGATTTTGTCTTGTACCTAAGAATCTTGAGTTCACCACCCTCCCCCAGGCATGCATAAACCTTAAACCTTGTAGTTGTTACTTATTCCAAGTTCAATTATTCTACCGGTtggtataaaatttataatgaactcaagaGCTATAAAACCCTGTTTAAGTATCGTTATTCCAAGTTCAATTATTCCATAGATATTGCAATAAGCCAACAAGGGCAACAAAAAAGAGTGGACGCCACTTTCAGCATCGTTATTTTTTTCTAAGGTACATGCTAGTTTGTGTAGTTAGCTAAATGTAGAAGGAAATCGGCATGGAAGTATAGCAGTTTTTGAAGCAAAGAAAAAAGTGAAGAGGCGCAATTAGTTTATAGTGCTTGGTGTGTCTTGAAAGAGGCTCAATTGTCAAAGGCATAGTGATGAAAGATACGATCACCTTTTAGTCCCATTCTAGTAGCAATGATAAGTTCTTTTACAATGCTGAAACTATATAAGAAATCCCAATAGGAAATCCATAACCAGATTGAACCAGAAAGTTAAACCAGAATAGTCATCGTTCACGAGTTACCAATTTTGCTTTTACCTTTTGTCATGGTTGGGGACCCAGCTGATTTTGGGGCCTCTAgatatgataataaacatcTGTAAAATCAAATAGCAATCATCATGGATGTGCAAAAACGTGTTTATGAGAGGCAGTGAGCAAGAGAGTCTTGAGTAacgtttagaattcctttataGTAAAAGGCACCTTGCTATGACACGTAAGTTTCATCCTGGAAATCAATAACATATCACTGTAAAAGTACatcttattgttttttttactgttacCCAGACATTTTGAACATTGTGAATAGGGGGTGGTGCTGAAAATCTTCAGTTCTTTCATATTGTATTCAATCTGTTGTAAGTAGGTCATAAGTTAATCTAAAAATTTGTCAATTGTCAGGTAAAGTGAAATTACATATTCAATGTAAAATTTCAACCATAGTAAGTAGAGCGAAATTAGTCGAAACATTATGAACTTTTCTCAAAAGGCTAAGCAGATCCGTGCATGGGACTTAATAAGGGAAAACACGGATAAAATTGAGATAAAACTTAAATAGTATATCATAGACGCCTCATGAAAAAGATCAAATTACCTTGGTATTGTTAGTGAGTTACCTACTGAGTTGTCTCTTTGCAGCTTCAAGTATCTCCGCCTTCTTCAGCTTGGCATTGGGTCCACTTCCACGAAGCATATCAATTGCAACATCTTTGCAAAGACTAATAATACAGTCTTGAGCATTACATAACAAGTAGAatgctacttttttttaaaaaaaattctttgacCTCCCATGGAGTGAAAACAAtgttctcttttccttttggaGTTGGGGCGGggaagacaaaaacaactttaatGAATCATCTGTGATGATTTCAACACATAATCACAATGGATATCATATCACATGCAACTTCACTTTTCACTTACGATAGCCATCAACTCATTATGTGGACCATCAAGACTATGAGCTGCATCCATGACAATTTTAGAATCTCCCTTTGAAAGCTTAGTTTTGGAAACCACCATTTCGCGCAATCCTTCAAGATAAATTGAAGCAGCATAAGACAACCGTCACCCAAacaagaagataaaaatatagaacTTCTTTTGGGCCAAATTCACTATAAGGGAATGTCAATTGGCAGGAATTTTCCCCTCATGCAATTCCCATCAGCCTGACTAAGTGATAAACTAAGTGATCAGAAAGTTGCATATATAACCTAAGATGAATTTCAAGGGCTGACCTTAGTGGAAAAGATTGATAACCTGAGACGAATTTCAAGGGCTGGCATTAGTGGAAAAGATTGTTGGTTTGGCATCCCAACCTATCCAAATCTAAATCAGATTTAATCCAAATAACCAATTGTCATGaataattttgtttctaaaggAAACCACCACTGGCTTTCAGCTGCCACAGAAGTAATTTTAGAGAACAACTTGAGATGGCTTTCGGCACTGACAAGTTCACGAACATTGACATCAGAAGAATGAACTTGCAAACTCTTGCTAAGCAATAGTAAGGCATAATCTCTAGACAAAGTTTCCACGCCATCATGAGGATATAGCAATGAACTTTTTGCAGTCCATAGCC of Glycine soja cultivar W05 chromosome 1, ASM419377v2, whole genome shotgun sequence contains these proteins:
- the LOC114405717 gene encoding ABC transporter F family member 1-like, which encodes MVSDASKKKAAQKKVVSVAVMAAASFKGPDKVANGIAKIQISDWTCTSLQRYSNRMQPLKLLTNPFLGKNHSSDLVIWCRTPTDDP